Proteins encoded in a region of the Streptomyces sp. NBC_00258 genome:
- a CDS encoding TetR/AcrR family transcriptional regulator — translation MSTAKGARARARIEVTAAIKDEARRQLAEDGAAKLSLRAVARELGMVSSALYRYFPSRDDLLTALIIDAYDSLGAAAEAAHAKVAEAGPIHRWTAVCEAVREWALGHPHEYALIYGSPVPGYTAPATTVPAAARVGLLLIGIARDAHQGVGVALPPLPAELRPEARRMAEDLAPDLPPAVVTALVAAWAQLYGLVGFELFGQFNRVVEDREPFFRNAVAQLGHGVGLVFPQDTATGGRGSRAGS, via the coding sequence ATGAGTACCGCCAAAGGAGCCCGCGCCCGAGCCCGGATCGAGGTCACCGCGGCCATCAAGGACGAGGCGCGCAGACAGCTCGCCGAGGACGGCGCGGCCAAGCTCTCCCTGCGGGCCGTGGCCCGCGAGCTCGGCATGGTCTCCTCCGCGCTGTACCGCTACTTCCCCAGCCGCGACGACCTGCTGACCGCGCTCATCATCGACGCCTACGACTCGCTCGGCGCCGCGGCCGAGGCGGCGCACGCCAAGGTGGCCGAAGCCGGACCGATCCACCGTTGGACCGCGGTGTGCGAGGCGGTGCGCGAGTGGGCACTCGGGCACCCGCACGAGTACGCGCTGATCTACGGATCGCCCGTGCCCGGGTACACCGCACCCGCCACCACCGTGCCGGCGGCGGCCCGTGTCGGGCTGCTCCTCATCGGCATCGCCCGGGACGCGCACCAGGGCGTCGGTGTCGCCCTACCTCCGCTGCCCGCGGAACTCCGGCCCGAGGCGCGGAGGATGGCCGAGGACCTGGCCCCGGACCTGCCGCCCGCGGTCGTCACCGCGCTCGTCGCGGCCTGGGCGCAGCTCTACGGGCTCGTCGGCTTCGAGCTGTTCGGGCAGTTCAACCGAGTCGTGGAGGACCGCGAGCCGTTCTTCCGAAACGCAGTCGCCCAACTCGGTCATGGTGTGGGCCTCGTGTTCCCTCAGGACACCGCCACGGGCGGCCGGGGCAGCAGAGCCGGATCCTGA
- a CDS encoding NPCBM/NEW2 domain-containing protein translates to MRHFLTRTTRRRVVGALTAGLLGTLGLTGTAPAADAGTPTGASAGTPAAPAAPTLDDGLALTPPMGFNNWNSTHCRAEFNEEMVKGIADIFVTKGLKEAGYEYVNLDDCWALPARDANGKLVPDPVRFPGGIKAVADYVHAKGLKLGIYTSAGTKTCNDAGFPGALGHEYSDAQQFADWGVDYLKYDNCNNQGVDAKLRYTTMRDALKAASQSTGRPIVYSICEWGENKPWEWAADVGQLWRTTGDISDNWGSMLSIMKQNLPLAQYAGPGRWNDPDMLEVGNGGMTDTEYRTHFSMWSIMAAPLLIGSDLRSVPEETFDILGNKEVIAVDQDPLGKQGAVLSSEGGRWVVAKEMKDGSRTVALFNETGSAQRIATTAKAVGLPDADAYTLRDLWQHKSYNTAGAISATVPARGTVLVRVSTDGRWAKNPPAVELGLDGSTLIEAGKPTALTASVTDLGRTPAKRVSVSLTGPEGWRVKAKSPTTTGSLPTGRALRTKWTVTAPVGTPAGPYELKLKATYRSPSGVRAESVLPLTASVVVAPPSGASNPGDLPWLSTTNGWGPVERNTSNGESAAGDGTPLTINGVVYATGLGVHAESTVEYYTGKACETVTAKVGVDDEEGTDGSVAFEIWADGTKVASTGVLTNAQPAQPLSADVSGAQVIRLVVTDGGDGITSDHGDWADTRLTC, encoded by the coding sequence ATGCGTCACTTTCTCACCCGCACGACTCGCCGAAGAGTGGTCGGAGCGCTCACCGCAGGGCTGCTCGGCACCTTGGGGCTGACCGGGACCGCCCCGGCCGCCGACGCCGGAACACCGACCGGAGCATCGGCCGGAACTCCGGCAGCACCGGCCGCACCCACCCTGGACGACGGTCTCGCCCTCACCCCGCCCATGGGCTTCAACAACTGGAACTCCACGCACTGCCGCGCGGAGTTCAACGAGGAGATGGTCAAGGGCATCGCGGACATCTTCGTCACCAAGGGGCTCAAGGAGGCCGGGTACGAGTACGTCAACCTGGACGACTGCTGGGCGCTGCCCGCCCGTGACGCGAACGGCAAGCTGGTGCCCGACCCGGTCCGCTTCCCGGGCGGGATCAAGGCGGTCGCGGACTACGTGCACGCCAAGGGGCTCAAGCTCGGCATCTACACCAGCGCGGGCACGAAGACGTGCAACGACGCGGGCTTCCCCGGCGCGCTCGGCCACGAGTACAGCGACGCCCAGCAGTTCGCGGACTGGGGTGTCGACTACCTGAAGTACGACAACTGCAACAACCAGGGCGTGGACGCCAAGCTGCGCTACACGACGATGCGCGACGCCCTGAAGGCCGCCTCTCAGTCGACCGGCCGCCCCATCGTCTACAGCATCTGCGAGTGGGGCGAGAACAAGCCCTGGGAGTGGGCGGCCGACGTCGGCCAACTGTGGCGTACGACCGGGGACATCAGCGACAACTGGGGCTCGATGCTGTCGATCATGAAGCAGAACCTGCCGCTCGCGCAGTACGCCGGTCCCGGGCGCTGGAACGACCCGGACATGCTGGAGGTCGGCAACGGCGGGATGACGGACACGGAGTACCGCACACACTTCTCCATGTGGTCGATCATGGCCGCGCCGCTGCTCATCGGCTCGGACCTGCGCTCCGTCCCCGAGGAGACCTTCGACATCCTCGGCAACAAGGAGGTCATCGCGGTCGACCAGGACCCGCTCGGCAAGCAGGGCGCCGTGCTCTCGTCCGAGGGCGGTCGCTGGGTCGTCGCCAAGGAGATGAAGGACGGCAGCCGCACGGTCGCCCTCTTCAACGAGACCGGCAGCGCCCAGCGCATCGCCACGACCGCGAAGGCCGTCGGACTGCCCGACGCGGACGCCTACACGCTGCGCGACCTGTGGCAGCACAAGAGCTACAACACGGCGGGCGCGATCTCGGCGACCGTCCCGGCCCGCGGCACGGTTCTCGTACGGGTCTCGACGGACGGCCGCTGGGCCAAGAACCCACCCGCCGTCGAACTCGGCCTGGACGGCAGCACGTTGATCGAAGCGGGCAAGCCCACCGCTCTGACGGCCTCGGTCACCGACCTGGGCCGCACGCCCGCGAAGCGCGTCTCCGTCTCCCTGACCGGCCCCGAGGGCTGGAGGGTGAAGGCCAAGTCGCCGACCACGACAGGCTCCCTCCCGACCGGAAGGGCGTTGCGCACCAAGTGGACGGTGACCGCGCCCGTCGGCACGCCCGCGGGGCCGTACGAGCTGAAGCTGAAGGCCACTTACCGCTCGCCGAGCGGGGTGCGAGCGGAGAGTGTGCTGCCGCTGACGGCATCCGTCGTGGTGGCCCCGCCCTCGGGCGCGTCGAATCCCGGTGATCTCCCCTGGCTCTCGACGACCAACGGCTGGGGGCCCGTTGAGCGCAACACCAGCAACGGCGAGAGCGCGGCGGGCGACGGCACCCCCCTCACGATCAACGGGGTCGTGTACGCCACGGGGCTCGGCGTCCATGCGGAGAGCACCGTCGAGTACTACACGGGCAAGGCCTGCGAGACCGTGACCGCGAAGGTCGGCGTGGACGACGAGGAGGGCACCGACGGGTCCGTCGCCTTCGAGATCTGGGCCGACGGCACAAAGGTGGCCTCGACCGGCGTCCTCACCAACGCCCAGCCCGCACAGCCCCTTTCGGCCGACGTGAGCGGCGCCCAGGTGATCCGCCTCGTCGTCACGGACGGCGGAGACGGAATCACCTCGGACCACGGCGACTGGGCAGACACCCGACTCACCTGCTGA
- a CDS encoding AfsR/SARP family transcriptional regulator produces MGEGTPKGLRASGPAKAEGAPDGLRFELLGPLRALRDGVEVPLGPPKQRAVLAVLLLQEGRSISYDALVEAVWGGAPPLHVRNLVQKYVSGLRRALGGAAELAWTGSGYRLAGADANDLRERRRWVDEALAARDAGELRRAGELVERAEELWRGEFAEGLQAPYLAAERLRWAEKRLTVLEARLAGEIELGRSFEYVHELVRLVAAHPLRERLVELLMLALYRTGRSSDALTAYEAARQRLAEALGADPGPPLRSLHARMLRQDPALLPRPPVAVS; encoded by the coding sequence ATGGGCGAGGGGACACCGAAGGGCTTGCGCGCGAGCGGTCCGGCCAAGGCCGAAGGAGCGCCCGACGGCCTGCGCTTCGAACTGCTCGGCCCGCTCCGGGCGTTGCGCGACGGAGTCGAGGTACCGCTCGGCCCACCGAAGCAGCGCGCCGTACTCGCCGTCCTTCTCCTCCAGGAGGGGCGCTCGATCTCGTACGACGCGCTCGTCGAGGCCGTGTGGGGAGGGGCCCCGCCCCTGCATGTACGCAACCTCGTGCAGAAGTACGTCTCCGGGCTGCGCCGAGCCCTGGGCGGCGCCGCGGAGTTGGCGTGGACGGGCAGCGGCTACCGGCTCGCCGGCGCGGACGCCAACGACCTGCGCGAGCGCCGGCGGTGGGTGGACGAGGCGCTCGCCGCGCGCGACGCCGGCGAGCTGCGGCGCGCGGGTGAACTGGTCGAGCGCGCCGAGGAGTTGTGGCGCGGCGAGTTCGCGGAGGGCCTGCAGGCGCCCTACCTGGCGGCGGAGCGGCTGCGCTGGGCCGAGAAGCGGCTCACGGTGCTGGAGGCCCGGCTGGCCGGCGAGATCGAACTCGGCAGGTCCTTCGAGTACGTACATGAGCTGGTCCGGCTCGTCGCGGCTCACCCGTTGCGGGAACGGCTCGTGGAGCTGCTGATGCTCGCGCTGTACCGGACGGGCCGCTCCTCGGACGCGCTGACCGCCTACGAGGCCGCACGGCAGCGGCTCGCCGAGGCGCTGGGCGCGGACCCCGGGCCACCGCTCCGGTCACTGCACGCGCGGATGCTCCGTCAGGATCCGGCTCTGCTGCCCCGGCCGCCCGTGGCGGTGTCCTGA
- a CDS encoding dipeptidase has product MSSNPVAETVASLMPRAKAELTELVAFKSVADFDQFPRSESEGAANWVADALRAEGFQDVALLDTPDGTQSVYGSLPGPAGAKTVLLYAHYDVQPPLDEAGWATPPFELTERDGRWYGRGAADCKGGLLMHLLALRALKANGGVPVDVKVIVEGSEEQGTGGLERYAEEHPELLAADTIVIGDAGNFRVGVPTVTTALRGMTLLRVRVDTLEGNLHSGQFGGAAPDALGALIRVLDSLRAEDGSTTVDGLTGTSRWDGLQYDEAQFRKDAKVLDGVELIGSGTVADRIWARPAVTVLGIDCPPVVGATPSVQAGARALVSLRVPPGVDTVEATKLLQAHLEAHTPWGARVQLEQIGQGQPFRADTTSPAYAAMAEAMSVAYDGAEMQYAGQGGSIPLCNTLASLYPQAEILLIGLSEPEAQIHAVNESVSPEELERLSVAEALFLRNYAAN; this is encoded by the coding sequence ATGTCGTCGAATCCGGTCGCCGAGACCGTCGCCTCGTTGATGCCGAGGGCGAAGGCGGAGCTCACCGAGCTGGTGGCCTTCAAGTCGGTGGCGGACTTCGACCAGTTCCCGAGGAGCGAGAGCGAGGGCGCCGCGAACTGGGTGGCCGACGCGCTGCGCGCCGAGGGCTTCCAGGACGTCGCGCTGCTCGACACCCCCGACGGCACACAGTCGGTGTACGGCAGCCTGCCGGGCCCCGCGGGCGCCAAGACCGTCCTCCTGTACGCGCACTACGACGTGCAGCCGCCGCTCGACGAGGCCGGCTGGGCGACACCGCCGTTCGAGCTGACGGAGCGGGACGGCCGCTGGTACGGGCGGGGAGCCGCCGACTGCAAGGGCGGCCTGCTCATGCACCTGCTGGCGCTGCGCGCGCTCAAGGCCAACGGCGGGGTCCCGGTCGACGTCAAGGTGATCGTGGAGGGTTCGGAGGAGCAGGGCACGGGGGGCCTGGAACGGTACGCGGAGGAGCACCCCGAGCTGCTGGCCGCCGACACGATCGTCATCGGCGACGCGGGCAACTTCCGGGTCGGCGTCCCCACGGTGACGACCGCGCTGCGCGGCATGACGCTCCTCCGTGTCCGGGTCGACACCCTCGAAGGCAACCTGCACTCCGGCCAGTTCGGCGGCGCGGCCCCCGACGCGCTGGGCGCGCTGATCCGCGTACTGGACTCGCTGCGTGCCGAGGACGGCTCGACGACGGTCGACGGACTCACCGGCACCTCGCGCTGGGACGGCCTCCAGTACGACGAGGCGCAGTTCCGCAAGGACGCGAAGGTGCTCGACGGTGTGGAGCTGATCGGTTCGGGCACCGTCGCCGACCGCATCTGGGCGCGGCCGGCCGTGACCGTGCTGGGCATCGACTGCCCGCCGGTGGTCGGCGCCACCCCGTCCGTGCAGGCGGGCGCCCGCGCGCTCGTCAGCCTGCGGGTGCCGCCGGGCGTGGACACGGTCGAGGCGACCAAGCTTCTCCAGGCCCATCTGGAGGCGCACACCCCGTGGGGCGCGCGCGTGCAACTCGAGCAGATCGGCCAGGGCCAGCCGTTCCGCGCCGACACGACCAGTCCCGCGTACGCGGCGATGGCGGAGGCGATGAGTGTCGCGTACGACGGTGCGGAGATGCAGTACGCGGGTCAGGGCGGCTCCATCCCGCTGTGCAACACCCTCGCGTCGCTCTATCCGCAGGCGGAGATCCTGCTCATCGGGCTGAGCGAGCCGGAGGCGCAGATCCACGCCGTGAACGAGAGCGTGTCGCCGGAGGAGTTGGAGCGGCTGTCCGTCGCGGAGGCGCTGTTCCTGCGCAACTACGCGGCGAACTGA
- a CDS encoding geranylgeranyl reductase family protein, which produces MSSENSSDDAQRVWDVVVVGAGPAGASAAYAAAVAGRRVLLLEKAELPRYKTCGGGIIGPTRDALPPGFELPFLDRVHAVTFSLDGRFTRTRRSKQMLFGLINRPEFDQQLVEHAQKAGAELRTGVTVSRVEQHGSAVPDRRTVAVVLQDGETVLARSVVGADGSASRIGAHVGVKLDQVDLGLEAEIPVPETVAEDWKGRVLLDWGPLPGSYGWVFPKGDTLTVGVISARGEGAATKRYLEDFIARLGLAGFEPSISSGHLTRCRADDSPLSRGRVLVCGDAAGLLEPWTREGISFALRSGRLAGEWAVRIAEAHDAVDARRQALNYAFAIKAGLGVEMSIGKRMLTLFQRRPGMFHAALTGFRPAWKAFTGITRGSTSLGEIVRTHPMAGRALTALDR; this is translated from the coding sequence GTGAGCAGCGAGAACTCTTCGGACGACGCACAGCGGGTGTGGGACGTCGTCGTGGTCGGTGCGGGGCCTGCGGGCGCCTCGGCCGCCTATGCGGCAGCGGTCGCGGGGCGCCGCGTCCTGTTGCTGGAGAAAGCGGAGCTGCCCCGCTACAAAACGTGCGGCGGCGGCATCATCGGACCGACGCGGGACGCGTTGCCGCCCGGCTTCGAGCTGCCGTTCCTGGACCGGGTGCACGCGGTCACCTTCTCGCTCGACGGCAGGTTCACTCGCACCCGTCGCTCCAAGCAGATGCTCTTCGGGCTCATCAACCGGCCCGAGTTCGACCAGCAGCTCGTCGAGCACGCGCAGAAGGCGGGCGCCGAACTGCGTACGGGCGTCACGGTCTCGCGGGTGGAGCAGCACGGCTCGGCCGTCCCGGACCGGCGCACGGTGGCCGTCGTCCTCCAGGACGGCGAGACGGTGCTGGCCCGGTCCGTGGTCGGTGCGGACGGCAGCGCCAGTCGGATAGGAGCACACGTCGGGGTGAAGCTCGACCAGGTCGACCTCGGCCTGGAGGCGGAGATCCCGGTGCCGGAAACGGTCGCTGAGGACTGGAAGGGACGGGTCCTCCTCGACTGGGGTCCCCTTCCCGGCAGCTACGGATGGGTGTTCCCGAAGGGTGACACGCTCACCGTCGGTGTGATCTCGGCGCGCGGCGAAGGCGCCGCCACCAAGCGGTACTTGGAGGACTTCATCGCCCGGCTCGGCCTCGCCGGTTTCGAGCCCAGCATCTCGTCCGGGCATCTGACGCGCTGCCGCGCCGACGACTCGCCGCTGTCGCGGGGGCGGGTGCTGGTGTGCGGGGACGCGGCGGGCCTGCTGGAGCCGTGGACCCGTGAGGGCATCTCCTTCGCGCTGCGCTCGGGGCGGCTCGCGGGGGAGTGGGCGGTGCGGATCGCGGAGGCGCACGACGCGGTCGACGCACGACGGCAGGCACTGAACTACGCCTTCGCGATCAAGGCGGGTCTCGGCGTCGAGATGAGCATCGGCAAGCGCATGCTCACGCTCTTCCAGCGGCGGCCCGGCATGTTCCATGCCGCGCTCACCGGTTTCCGGCCCGCCTGGAAGGCGTTCACGGGCATCACCCGCGGCTCCACGTCGCTGGGCGAGATCGTGCGTACGCATCCGATGGCGGGGCGCGCCCTGACCGCGCTCGACCGGTGA
- a CDS encoding MMPL family transporter: MSPRPCVESIPVPAFQWIFQRTVSGADDRGRYGSPAKGHTTMLTRLGRLAVRRSRAVLIGVLLTFLGLAAYGAGAQNDLDLARWSSPGTESVRAGDVLREEFGTGNPNLALLVTARDGDVDSARTRDAARALAQEVEGLPLVTDVTSYWDSDSLALRATDGRRALVLVRLEGSATEAREQLATLSPRLTRTTDELTVQVGGQEEISRQVGEQARTDFLRAELFALPAVLLLLVLVYRRTTAALLTVAVGLLSVLGTLAGLRAIAQFTEVSTFAANLALVLGLGLGVDYSLFVISRYREERAAGRPGPDAVVRATAVAGRTVVFSGVTVAVSLCALLVFPFFFLSSFAYAGVLVVVTAVAGAVVFLPAALARWGHRVERPAARTSSGFWHRTALAAMRRPLLAGAGVLTVLLLAASPLLGLRFGLPDERTLPEGTSSRTTSEIVHEEFPAEPTDTIQVLLTKPSTGTSAEAPAKAADLRAYVAELSSIQGVFQVDAPSGTYRDGQRTGAPGQDRLTAPDGRVRLALVPTQEAMRGDVPALVERVRDVPAPDGVLVGGYPGETTDFRATLLDRLPLAAGLVLGATYLILFLMTGSVLLPLKATVLNLLSLAVMFGCLVWVFQDGNLSGVLGFTPTGSIEPSIPVLMFCVAYGLSMDYEVFLLSRIKEEHDRTGDTGHAVAEGIRRSAPLITAAAGILALSFLSYATGGVVFLKEMGIGTALTILVDATLIRVVLLPVTMRLAGRANWWAPKPLRRFRIKEAPEPEPDQVLRREYV, translated from the coding sequence GTGTCCCCTCGCCCATGCGTCGAGAGTATCCCGGTACCGGCGTTCCAGTGGATCTTCCAGCGGACGGTCAGCGGCGCCGACGACCGTGGCCGCTACGGATCCCCGGCGAAAGGCCACACCACGATGCTCACCCGGCTCGGCCGCCTGGCGGTGCGGCGCAGTCGCGCCGTCCTCATCGGCGTACTCCTCACCTTCCTCGGCCTCGCCGCCTACGGGGCCGGCGCCCAGAACGACCTGGACCTCGCGCGCTGGAGCTCGCCCGGCACGGAGTCGGTGCGCGCGGGGGACGTACTGCGCGAGGAGTTCGGCACCGGCAACCCCAACCTGGCCCTGCTCGTCACGGCACGCGACGGCGACGTGGACAGCGCCCGCACACGGGACGCGGCCCGCGCGCTCGCCCAGGAGGTGGAGGGGCTGCCCCTGGTCACCGACGTCACCTCGTACTGGGACTCCGACAGCCTCGCCCTGCGCGCCACCGACGGCCGTCGCGCCCTCGTCCTTGTCCGCCTCGAAGGCAGCGCCACGGAAGCACGTGAACAACTCGCCACGCTCTCACCGCGGTTGACGCGCACGACCGACGAACTCACCGTCCAGGTGGGCGGCCAGGAGGAGATCTCACGCCAGGTCGGCGAACAGGCCCGCACCGACTTCCTGCGCGCCGAACTCTTCGCACTGCCCGCCGTCCTGCTCCTCCTCGTCCTGGTCTACCGACGCACCACGGCCGCCCTGTTGACCGTCGCGGTCGGTCTGCTGTCCGTCCTCGGCACACTCGCCGGGCTGCGCGCGATCGCGCAGTTCACCGAGGTCTCGACGTTCGCGGCGAACCTCGCCCTCGTCCTGGGCCTCGGACTCGGCGTGGACTACAGCCTGTTCGTGATCAGCCGGTACCGCGAGGAACGCGCGGCCGGGCGCCCGGGGCCCGACGCCGTCGTGCGGGCGACCGCGGTCGCCGGGCGCACGGTGGTGTTCAGCGGAGTGACGGTGGCGGTGTCGCTGTGCGCGTTGCTGGTGTTCCCGTTCTTCTTCCTCAGCTCGTTCGCGTACGCGGGTGTCCTCGTCGTGGTGACGGCGGTGGCCGGAGCTGTGGTCTTCCTGCCGGCGGCCCTGGCCCGCTGGGGCCACCGGGTCGAACGGCCCGCAGCCCGCACGTCGTCCGGCTTCTGGCACCGCACGGCACTCGCGGCGATGCGCCGCCCGCTGCTTGCCGGCGCCGGAGTACTCACCGTGCTGCTCCTCGCGGCCTCGCCCCTCCTGGGGCTGCGCTTCGGACTCCCCGACGAGCGGACCCTCCCCGAAGGGACCTCCTCGCGCACCACCTCCGAGATCGTGCACGAGGAGTTCCCCGCCGAGCCGACCGACACCATCCAGGTCCTCCTCACGAAACCATCCACCGGAACGTCCGCCGAAGCGCCCGCGAAAGCGGCCGACTTGCGCGCCTACGTCGCCGAACTCTCCTCGATCCAGGGCGTGTTCCAGGTCGACGCCCCCTCCGGCACCTACCGCGACGGGCAGCGGACCGGAGCGCCGGGCCAGGACCGGCTGACGGCGCCCGACGGCCGCGTACGGCTGGCGCTGGTGCCCACTCAGGAGGCGATGCGCGGGGACGTACCCGCGCTCGTCGAACGCGTCCGTGACGTCCCCGCACCCGACGGCGTACTGGTCGGCGGCTATCCGGGCGAGACCACCGACTTCCGCGCCACGCTCCTCGACCGGCTGCCGCTCGCCGCCGGGCTCGTCCTCGGGGCGACGTACCTGATCCTCTTCCTGATGACCGGCAGTGTGCTGCTCCCGCTGAAGGCGACCGTCCTGAACCTGCTCAGCCTGGCCGTGATGTTCGGCTGCCTGGTGTGGGTCTTCCAGGACGGGAACCTCTCCGGAGTGCTCGGTTTCACGCCGACCGGTTCGATCGAGCCGAGCATCCCGGTGCTGATGTTCTGCGTGGCGTACGGCCTGTCGATGGACTACGAGGTGTTCCTGCTGTCCCGCATCAAGGAGGAGCACGACCGCACCGGCGACACCGGGCACGCGGTCGCCGAGGGTATCCGCCGCAGCGCCCCGCTGATCACGGCGGCGGCCGGCATCCTCGCGCTGTCCTTCCTCTCGTACGCCACCGGAGGCGTCGTCTTCCTGAAGGAGATGGGCATCGGCACGGCCCTGACGATCCTCGTCGACGCGACCCTCATCCGGGTGGTCCTGCTCCCGGTGACGATGCGGCTCGCGGGGCGCGCGAACTGGTGGGCGCCGAAGCCGCTGCGCCGCTTCCGGATCAAGGAGGCGCCCGAGCCCGAGCCGGACCAGGTACTCCGCCGGGAGTACGTGTGA
- a CDS encoding NUDIX hydrolase — MIVWINGAFGAGKTTTARELIDLIPNSTLFDPELIGAGLTQLLPAKRLAEVGDFQDLPIWRRLVVDTAAAMLAELGGVLVVPMTLLRQDYRDEIFGGLASRRIAVRHVLLAPAETILRERIADREVPPDLPDGEIRVRQWSYDHIEPYHAALAGWLTADAHPVDTSALTPSEAAVRIAEAVSSGSVPVCDIVQTPEPTSETVAAGVLLFDEQDRVLLVDPTYKAGWEFPGGVVESGEAPARAGIREVAEETGIRLVDIPSLLVVDWEPPVPPAYGGLRLLYDGGRLDSDEARRMLLPGPELRAWRFVTEEEAAGLLPPVRYERLRWALRARERGAALYLEAGVPTG; from the coding sequence GTGATCGTTTGGATCAACGGTGCGTTCGGTGCGGGGAAGACCACCACCGCACGGGAACTGATCGACCTGATCCCGAACAGCACACTCTTCGACCCCGAGCTCATCGGCGCCGGGCTGACGCAGCTCCTGCCCGCCAAGCGCCTCGCCGAGGTCGGCGACTTCCAGGACCTGCCGATCTGGCGACGGCTCGTGGTCGACACCGCGGCCGCGATGCTCGCCGAACTCGGGGGCGTACTCGTGGTCCCCATGACACTGCTCCGCCAGGACTACCGTGACGAGATCTTCGGCGGTCTCGCCTCCCGCAGGATCGCGGTTCGCCATGTGCTTCTCGCCCCGGCGGAAACGATCCTGCGCGAGCGAATAGCCGACCGGGAGGTCCCGCCGGACCTCCCTGACGGGGAGATACGGGTGCGGCAGTGGTCGTACGACCACATCGAGCCCTACCATGCCGCCCTCGCCGGCTGGCTCACCGCCGACGCCCACCCGGTCGACACCAGCGCGCTGACCCCCTCCGAGGCCGCCGTGCGCATCGCCGAGGCCGTGAGCAGCGGAAGCGTCCCCGTCTGCGACATCGTGCAGACCCCCGAGCCCACCTCGGAGACCGTCGCCGCGGGCGTACTCCTCTTCGACGAGCAGGACCGGGTGCTGCTCGTCGACCCGACCTACAAGGCCGGCTGGGAGTTCCCGGGCGGCGTCGTCGAATCAGGCGAGGCACCCGCGCGCGCGGGCATCCGCGAGGTCGCCGAGGAGACAGGCATCCGACTCGTCGACATACCCAGCCTGTTGGTCGTCGACTGGGAGCCACCGGTACCCCCCGCCTACGGTGGACTCCGCCTCCTCTACGACGGCGGCCGGCTCGACAGCGACGAGGCCCGGCGGATGCTGCTGCCGGGCCCCGAACTGCGCGCCTGGCGCTTCGTCACCGAGGAGGAGGCGGCCGGACTGCTGCCACCCGTCCGCTACGAACGCCTGCGCTGGGCACTGCGCGCACGGGAGCGGGGAGCCGCGCTGTACCTGGAGGCCGGGGTGCCCACGGGGTAG
- a CDS encoding nitroreductase family deazaflavin-dependent oxidoreductase, translating to MTTSTHVKKPGWFTVNVLNRTVAWMTRRGLSVWGSRVLAVRGRKSGEWRTTPVNLLTFDGRQYLVAPRGHVQWTHNMRAAGGGELHLGKKVDAFTAVEVADDDKVPLLRAYLKRWKAEVGVFFNGVGPDSSNEELRRIAPDHPVFRITVKS from the coding sequence ATGACCACGTCCACGCACGTGAAGAAGCCCGGCTGGTTCACCGTGAACGTCCTCAACCGCACCGTGGCCTGGATGACCCGCCGCGGCCTCAGCGTCTGGGGCTCCAGGGTCCTGGCCGTCCGCGGCCGCAAGAGCGGCGAGTGGCGCACCACCCCCGTCAACCTGCTGACCTTCGACGGCCGGCAGTACCTCGTCGCACCTCGCGGCCACGTCCAGTGGACGCACAACATGCGGGCCGCGGGCGGCGGCGAACTCCACCTCGGCAAGAAGGTGGACGCATTCACCGCGGTGGAGGTCGCCGACGACGACAAGGTCCCGCTGCTGCGCGCCTACCTCAAGCGCTGGAAGGCCGAGGTCGGCGTGTTCTTCAACGGCGTCGGCCCCGACTCGTCCAACGAGGAGCTGCGGCGCATCGCCCCCGACCACCCGGTCTTCCGGATCACGGTCAAGAGCTGA